From one Thamnophis elegans isolate rThaEle1 chromosome 7, rThaEle1.pri, whole genome shotgun sequence genomic stretch:
- the LOC116511300 gene encoding neuroepithelial cell-transforming gene 1 protein-like codes for MVAHDDAGGLLPIKRTIRVIDAQNQSFREQEEPSNKRVRSLARVTSLANLISPVRNGAVRRFGQTIQSFSLRGDTKSPASCQKPCSRLTAPTPPKRRNSVLWSETLDVTMKETLSTKEIKRQEAIYELSRGEQDLIEDLKLARKAYHDPMLKLSIMSEEELSHIFGDLDSYIPLHEDFLEKLGQGTRPDGTVEQIGPILVEWLPGLNAYKAYCSNQLAAKALLDQKKQDARVQDFLQRCLESPFSRKLDLWSFLDIPRSRLVKYPLLLKEILRHTPNDHPDVQSLEEAICIIQGVLSDINLKKGESECQYYIDKLEYLDEKQRDPRIEASKVLLCHGELKNKNGHKLYIFLFQEILVLTRPVTRNERHSYQVYRQPIPVRDLVLEDLQDGDVKMGGSFRGAFGNSDKAKNIFRVRFRDSSSGQSHTLQANDIFHKQQWVNCIQAAVAPFQPSPVPFEMKDLPELSEEGEENQPFGSSAKIQRRQPSASGSFRMELGENGTEADAAGELRNVKTYRMHSALRKSRDKNQLSVKRKETLV; via the exons GAGCCTAGCAATAAACGTGTCCGATCTCTGGCCCGGGTCACCTCCTTGGCAAACCTGATTTCGCCTGTACGAAATGGTGCAGTGCGTCGCTTCGGACAGACCATACAG TCGTTCTCCCTTCGCGGCGACACCAAATCCCCGGCGAGTTGTCAGAAGCCGTGCAGCCGGCTAACGGCCCCCACGCCTCCCAAAAGAAGGAACAGCGTCCTCTGGTCCGAGACGTTGGATGTCACGATGAAGGAGACGTTGAGCACCAAGGAAATCAAACGCCAAGAG GCGATCTACGAACTTTCTCGGGGAGAGCAGGATTTGATCGAGGACTTGAAGCTTGCCAGAAAG GCTTACCATGACCCCATGCTGAAGCTGTCCATCATGTCCGAAGAGGAACTGAGCCACATCTTTGGAGACCTGGATTCTTACATCCCCTTGCACGaag ACTTCCTGGAAAAACTGGGGCAGGGGACCCGGCCGGATGGGACGGTGGAGCAAATCGGGCCCATTCTCGTGGAATGG CTCCCCGGGCTGAACGCCTACAAGGCTTACTGCAGCAACCAGCTGGCGGCCAAAGCCCTCCTGGACCAGAAGAAGCAGGATGCCCGAGTGCAGGACTTCCTCCAGCGCTGCCTGGAGTCTCCTTTCAGCCGCAAGCTGGACCTCTGGAGCTTCCTGGACATTCCTCGCAGCCGCCTGGTCAAGTACCCGCTCCTCTTGAAGGAGATCCTCCGGCACACGCCCAACGATCACCCCGATGTCCAGAGCCTGGAAGAAGCG atctgcATCATCCAGGGAGTCCTCTCGGACATCAACCTGAAGAAAGGAGAGTCGGAATGCCAGTACTACATCGATAAGCTGGAATACCTGGATGAGAAGCAGCGAGATCCACGGATTGAAGCCAGCAAAGTTTTGCTTTGTCACGGGGAGCTAAAGAACAAAAACGGCCAC aAACTTTACATCTTCCTCTTCCAAGAAATCTTGGTCCTCACCAGGCCCGTGACGCGGAACGAGCGCCATTCCTACCAAGTGTATCGGCAGCCGATCCCGGTCCGAGACCTGGTGCTGGAGGACTTGCAAGACGGAGACGTCAAAATGGGCGGGTCCTTCCGGGGGGCCTTCGGCAATTCAGATAAAG CCAAAAATATCTTCCGGGTCCGTTTCCGGGACTCCTCCTCGGGCCAGTCCCACACGCTGCAGGCCAACGACATTTTCCACAAGCAGCAGTGGGTCAACTGCATCCAGGCGGCCGTCGCGCCCTTCCAGCCGAGCCCCGTGCCCTTCGAGATGAAGGACCTGCCCGAGCTGAGTGAGGAAGGCGAGGAGAACCAGCCCTTCGGCTCCAGCGCTAAGATCCAGAGGAGGCAGCCTTCCGCCTCGGGCAGCTTCCGCATGGAGCTGGGCGAGAACGGGACGGAAGCCGACGCGGCGGGAGAGCTGAGGAACGTCAAAACTTACCGGATGCATTCAGCGCTCAGGAAAAGCAGGGACAAAAACCAGCTCAGCGTCAAACGGAAAGAGACTCTGGTTTAA